The window TTTAATGGTATCGTTCATTTTTCCATTTTCTTCAATAGATACGAGTTTATACACTGCACCAAGAGCTGGCTGATCAAATGCTGTGATCAGCTTTGTCCCAACACCCCACACATCAATTTTGGCACCCTGTGCTTTTAAATTCATGATGGTATGTTCATCAAGATCGCTCGATGCAATGACTTTTGCATCATGGAATCCTGCATCATCCAGCATCGTTCTAGCTTTTTTAGACAAGTATGCAAGGTCACCGCTATCAAGTCTGACACCAATAAAGTTGATTTTGTCTCCGAATTCTTTCGCTACCTTAATGGCATTCGGAATACCGGATCTCACGGTATCATACGTATCGACTAAAAAGACACAGTCTGTATGGGTTTCAGCATATTTTTTAAATGCCGTATATTCATCGCGGTATGCTTGTACAAGCGCATGGGCATGAGTTCCTGACACTGGAATGTTGAAGCGCTTCCCAGCACGAACATTACTTGTCGCCTGGAAGCCGCCGATGAGTGCCGCTCTTGCTCCCCACATCGCTGCATCCATTTCATGCGCACGTCTTGTTCCGAATTCTAGTGCTGTCTCATCTTCAATGATTCCTTTAATCCGAGCCGCCTTTGTTGCGATCAGTGTTTGGAAATTCACGATATTCAGCAAGGCTGTTTCGATTAGCTGCGCTTCTACAAGCGTTGCCTCGATGCGCATAATCGGTTCATTTGCAAAGACAATTTCGCCTTCACGCATTGAATGAAGTGTTCCTGTAAAGGACAACCCGCTTAAATAATCAATGAAATCGCTTTTATAACCGAGTTCATCTTTTAAATACGCTAGATCACTTTCGGTGAAGGAGAAGTCCGATAAATATTCAATCGCTTTCTCTAAACCAGCAAATACAGCGAAGCCATTGTCAAATGGAAGCTTTCTGAAGAAGAGTTCAAAAACTGCCTTCTTCTCATGAATGCCGTCTCTCCAATACGTTTCTGCCATGTTAATTTGATAAAGATCTGTATGTAGTGATAAACTGTCGTCAATAAACCGATGCTCCAACTTCCATTCTCCTTCCCTTACTTAACCACTTTCGCACCAAGCGACTGCTCAAAGTGAGAAAGTGCCCACTCGTGCCCCGCTTCATTAAAACTCGCTACAGCATTCTGGTGAATCACAAGTTCGAAGCCTTTATTGTACGCATCAACAGCTGTATGAAGTACACAAATATCGGTACATACGCCGGCTAAATGAAGTTCAGTGATGCCGCGTTCGCGCAGTTTCATTTCTAATTGAGTGCCTGCAAAAGCAGAGTATCTTGTTTTTTCCATATAGTAGACATGTTTTAAATGTTTTGACGTGTGAAATAGTGAACTTAGTTTGCCATAAAGTTCAATTCCCTTTGTCCCGCGAATATTATGGGGCGGAAATAACTTTGTCTCTGGATGATAAGGGTCTTGCTCTTCATGATGATCGACTGCAAAGACGACAAAGTGTCCTTCATCAATAAACGAAGAAGTGATCTCTGTGATCTTAGGCTCAATCGCCTGTCCAGGCTTTCCGCATGTCAATTTTCCATCGTCTGCAACAAAATCAACGGTATAATCAATACAAACCAATGCTTTGCCCATCCGCATCTCTCCCATATGCTCTTTTGACTCATTATAGCCTATTCATTTCACTAGGGAAACCTATTCAACAGATTCGTGAGAAAAAGCCTTCTGAAACAGCTCATCTTCTATATAGATGTGCTCTTGATTGACCGCATTTGATAGCTCTATCACAAGACCAAAAGGAGAATGCGCCTCATAATGATTCACCACTTTAAAGGAACATCCAGCGGCATTAGCCATTTTCACATATTGAGAATAAGATGCATAGGACAACTCACCATTTAAAAGAACAGTGGCCTGACGGTTGGACTTTAATACTTGTTCGACCTCTTGATACGGTTTATTTCGTAATACCTGTCCCTTTGTCAGGGCGAGAAGCGCTCGTTCCCTTAATGAACCGAGAAACATTCTTCGTTCATCGGGTTTTGTTTCAGCATGTCCAAATATTCCTTGCTGCAAATAAAAGTCTACGGATTCTTCTTTCATCGCTGTTTTCACTCCTGGTTTTAAAATTTACATTTCTGTGACCCAGTGCACAATCTTTAGTGCAAGCTCACGGGCTTCGTCTGTTTCTGCTCTTTCCATTAAGGATTGCTCGAGCGTATGGATCAGCTGCTCTTTTTCGTCCTCGTACGCAATGGATATACTCCATTCAATGTCAGGTACGGCAACAAGCGTTTTATATTCTTTTTTATTTTCATGTAAATATACATTGTAGGTCTTTGGTTGCCGGCTTGTGATGTGTGCTTTTCTAATTTTCATTTGACTCTGTTCACACCTCTTTTTTCTTCTTACATCCATATCCATTGTACCATAAAAAAAGACAGCTTCTGAAAAGGAAATCCCTTTCAAAGCTGGCTACGCATTGAAGCTCTTTTGCTGACTAATAAGATTTAAATCCCAAACAAATGTGACGTTTGGACTGTTAAAAAATTGGACGAGGTCCCCTGCATGATAGGTACCTGAACCACCGGCGGAGTAATCAACACTTTTTGGCGAAATGGGAAAAACACCGCCGAAATGTGCCGCCCCATTTCCGTACACACGATCTATATGAATAGGTCCAACAATCGCTGGCATTGTCCACCACCTTTTCTATCCACATCATTTGCCCAGCTCAACAATACGTGTATCACAAATAAAAAAAGACAGCTGATATTTGATCACCAGCTGTCTTTCTATGCATTAAATGATTGAGGCTGGTCAAACAATGTGAAGTCCCAAAGCATCGTCGCATTAGGATCACTTGTAAGAGACATATAATCACCTGAATTAAAGGCTCCCGCCCCGCCAGTGGAGTGGTTTACAGCCAAAGGGGCAATGGCCAGTACATCACCGAAAGTAGCTGCACCGTTTCCTCCTAATGACTCGATATGAATAGGTCCAACGATTGCAGGCATCAGAATCTCCCCCTATCTGCTTATGTCAACCATCTTATGCAAAAAGGGAAAAGTTGTGCATCTGCCCTATACGTTTAAATGCTGTTCTTTACGAGACCGCTGACGCAGCTGAACCAATCTGACAATATTTAGGGTGATCGCTTTGAGCAGTGCATAGACAGGGACTGCAAAGATCATGCCAAGGATTCCCCCAAAGCTTCCTGCACCAATTAACAGCAGGATAATGGTCAAAGGGTGTGTGTTAAGGCGTTTCCCAATGATCAATGGAGAAATGACATTTCCGTCAATTTGCTGAACGACAAGAATCACAATCACTGTCACCACTGCTTTTCCAGGCGAATCAAGAAAGGCAATCAGCACAGCTGGTGCCGCGCCAAGATATGGTCCAAGGTACGGAATCACATTTGTGACCGCAATGATAATGCCAAGAATAAGCGCATATTTCACACCAATTAATAAGTATCCGATAAAACAAGCCACTCCAACAAATAAACAGACAACAATCTGCCCCTGTATGTAAGCCGCAAGTGTGTCGTTTAATTCTTTAAAAATTTTCAACCCTTCCTTACGGTAAGGCATTGGCAAAAATTGAACGAGCTTGTCCGGAAACTTATGCCCGTCTTTCAGCATATAAAACAAAATGAACGGAACTGTGATGACGGCTAAAGCGATATTGGCAATCACGCCAAACACAGCAGACATACTTGAAGCGATATTTTCCGGCAAATCTTTTAATGTCGAAACGATCGTCTGTTCAAATTTTGAGACAGACACATAATCTTGGTTCATCATCCAAGTAAATGTTTTAGAATGCGAAAAGTCATTGATAAACTTCTGCATGTCCGTCACATAACCAGGGAAGCTTTTGACAAGTCCACCGACCTGCGAGACAATCACCGGTCCAGCAGCATTGACGATGAACGTGATGAGTCCAATGAACAAGAGATAAATGATCAGGATAGCGAGTGTCCTAGGAATTTTCTTGGACAAAAATCGAACAATTGGATTAAAGATGAAAAAGAGAATACCCGCCAGTAAGATGGGGACAAACAGTGTTGATGCAAATAAAATAATCGGCTGAAATAAAAACGAAACCTTAGTTGATACATAGACAATGAGTAAAACAAGTAATATTTGGAATGTCCAAAAATGAACTTTAGATTTTAACAAAGATGCTCCTCCTGTTACGTATTGATCTTATTAAAAAACTACTATTCAACCCACCTTCTGTCAACTGCTTCTTGTTTTAGAACCTCATTTTTTGAAAAAAAAAGAACAATTGGTATATCATGCACTTTTTCCAGATATACATTCTATAAGCATGAAAAAAAGCAGACATCTATGCGTCTGCTTGTTACACTCTTTCACTGTGATCAGGCATCACCGACACGATTTGCTGGATCCGCACATAAAAAACTGATTTCGCCCCCGCTTCAATCACAATATGATCCGGCATAACTTCCTTCAATTTCCCACGCACCGTATCTTTCACTGTTTGCACAATTAATCTCATACCGACCACTTTCTGCAATGTTTGATAAACATATGGATCAACTAATGAAACAAGCTGTGGACTTCCTTGTTGTGCCATCCTACCTGCCCCTTTACTTGTGTATTTACCCACAGCGTATGCATGAACCCATGTGAATGTCACTCAGGGCAAACCCACAACATTAATACCATATTTTTACAAATAGTGCGTTTTTACATTTTTTAGAAGTATAATAGATTGGTGCTGCCAACAATTTAAATCATTCGAAGAGGTGAATTGTCTTGAAAAAACTCATCTGTATTGTTGCTGTCATGCTCTTTCTATCCTCTGCAAGTTATGCGTATGCAGGCACAATTGGAGATCCACCTGGGACGCCGGGGAAGTGGTTTAAAGGAGAAGAGCCCGTTCAAAAAGACGAATCAAAACCACCACTTGTTTTTGTTCATGGCA is drawn from Bacillus pumilus and contains these coding sequences:
- a CDS encoding nicotinate phosphoribosyltransferase, which translates into the protein MEHRFIDDSLSLHTDLYQINMAETYWRDGIHEKKAVFELFFRKLPFDNGFAVFAGLEKAIEYLSDFSFTESDLAYLKDELGYKSDFIDYLSGLSFTGTLHSMREGEIVFANEPIMRIEATLVEAQLIETALLNIVNFQTLIATKAARIKGIIEDETALEFGTRRAHEMDAAMWGARAALIGGFQATSNVRAGKRFNIPVSGTHAHALVQAYRDEYTAFKKYAETHTDCVFLVDTYDTVRSGIPNAIKVAKEFGDKINFIGVRLDSGDLAYLSKKARTMLDDAGFHDAKVIASSDLDEHTIMNLKAQGAKIDVWGVGTKLITAFDQPALGAVYKLVSIEENGKMNDTIKISSNPEKVTTPGRKRVYRIINQLNHHSEGDYIALEEEDVHSEDKLKMFHPVHTFISKFVTNFVAKDLHVPIFEQGKLVYDNPDIQTIQAYVQDSLGLFWEEYKRISKPEEYPVDLSQKCWDNKMQFIHDVKNKIKKELYES
- a CDS encoding cysteine hydrolase family protein; the encoded protein is MGKALVCIDYTVDFVADDGKLTCGKPGQAIEPKITEITSSFIDEGHFVVFAVDHHEEQDPYHPETKLFPPHNIRGTKGIELYGKLSSLFHTSKHLKHVYYMEKTRYSAFAGTQLEMKLRERGITELHLAGVCTDICVLHTAVDAYNKGFELVIHQNAVASFNEAGHEWALSHFEQSLGAKVVK
- a CDS encoding YueI family protein, giving the protein MKEESVDFYLQQGIFGHAETKPDERRMFLGSLRERALLALTKGQVLRNKPYQEVEQVLKSNRQATVLLNGELSYASYSQYVKMANAAGCSFKVVNHYEAHSPFGLVIELSNAVNQEHIYIEDELFQKAFSHESVE
- a CDS encoding YueH family protein; this translates as MKIRKAHITSRQPKTYNVYLHENKKEYKTLVAVPDIEWSISIAYEDEKEQLIHTLEQSLMERAETDEARELALKIVHWVTEM
- a CDS encoding spore germination protein gives rise to the protein MPAIVGPIHIDRVYGNGAAHFGGVFPISPKSVDYSAGGSGTYHAGDLVQFFNSPNVTFVWDLNLISQQKSFNA
- a CDS encoding spore germination protein; this translates as MPAIVGPIHIESLGGNGAATFGDVLAIAPLAVNHSTGGAGAFNSGDYMSLTSDPNATMLWDFTLFDQPQSFNA
- a CDS encoding AI-2E family transporter, coding for MLKSKVHFWTFQILLVLLIVYVSTKVSFLFQPIILFASTLFVPILLAGILFFIFNPIVRFLSKKIPRTLAILIIYLLFIGLITFIVNAAGPVIVSQVGGLVKSFPGYVTDMQKFINDFSHSKTFTWMMNQDYVSVSKFEQTIVSTLKDLPENIASSMSAVFGVIANIALAVITVPFILFYMLKDGHKFPDKLVQFLPMPYRKEGLKIFKELNDTLAAYIQGQIVVCLFVGVACFIGYLLIGVKYALILGIIIAVTNVIPYLGPYLGAAPAVLIAFLDSPGKAVVTVIVILVVQQIDGNVISPLIIGKRLNTHPLTIILLLIGAGSFGGILGMIFAVPVYALLKAITLNIVRLVQLRQRSRKEQHLNV
- a CDS encoding YuzF family protein — encoded protein: MAQQGSPQLVSLVDPYVYQTLQKVVGMRLIVQTVKDTVRGKLKEVMPDHIVIEAGAKSVFYVRIQQIVSVMPDHSERV